From Silurus meridionalis isolate SWU-2019-XX chromosome 14, ASM1480568v1, whole genome shotgun sequence, a single genomic window includes:
- the nfkb1 gene encoding nuclear factor NF-kappa-B p105 subunit — MTEEDSYLQVQPDETRYQYFDFDPQWLHIDPGYAAVSQSNNRIDGPSLQITEQPKQRGFRFRYGCEGPSHGGLPGACSEKNRKTYPQVKICHYHGPARIVVQLVTNSKQPHLHAHSLVGKQCDKGVCVAELQPKDSSMSFPNLGILHVTKKNVSKTLEERMSEAYRLGYNYGVVIHPEIDSFQGDCRLPRELTDHQRNLICNAAANQAKEMDLSVVRLMFTAFLPDGEGGFTRRLEPVISEPIYDSKAPNASNLKIVRMDRTAGCVTGGEEVYLLCDKVQKDDIQVRFYEDDETGIVWEALGDFSPTDVHRQFAIVFKTPKYRDLNLQKPISVFVQLKRKSDNETSEPKPFTYHPQIIDKEEVQRKRQKILPSFPDYGGAGGGVGGMYRGPGGGATSGGGHGGGGGGGGGSYFQGYYNNFNSGYGFPPSLGGGGSGIKHSNHGPVEDTDEESDNDLDDDPGTGGVCIQLRPLVSEEGSEENESSGESGSCETETSDCVFEPHLSGLAKKHAGALFYYAVSGDLRRLLVPQRPLMSAQDENGDTGLHLSVIHSQTAAVKNLAEVMAAIPGEDVMNMRNDLYQTPLHLAVLTEQKEAAETLLEAGSDITLTDRYGNTALHLAAQQKDGDMIRMLLRHRTALELISTHNTAGLCPLHIAVLANSLNSTRALLQAGADVEVQERTCGRTPLHLATEYENISLAGCLLLEGEAEVDSLTYNGSTPLHIAAGRGSVKLSALLIAAGADPLKENFEPLFFRDEECCRDEKDEADEGYIPGTTPLHMAASSEVREILNGKSYQPKTVVVPLQGDMQSLGMETKQALCKCLEESCGRSGWESLAHKLRLGILINAFRLSPRPTRTLLDSYEVSGGTVRELLAGLKSIGNSGGVSLLQEHLACEDSHTHDEQLTTDGGVSSGLQGLKLSPSDDGNVCDSGVETSFQ, encoded by the exons ATGACTGAAGAGGATTCGTATCTTCAAGTGCAACCAGATGAAACGAGGTACCAG TACTTTGACTTTGATCCACAATGGCTTCACATCGACCCTGGTTATGCTGCCGTGTCGCAATCGAACAATCGTATAG ATGGACCTAGTCTCCAGATTACAGAACAACCCAAACAG CGAGGATTCAGGTTTCGGTACGGCTGCGAGGGTCCATCTCACGGAGGACTCCCGGGGGCTTGCAGCGAGAAGAACAGAAAGACGTATCCCCAGGTCAAG ATCTGTCATTATCATGGTCCAGCACGAATTGTGGTCCAGCTGGTAACCAACTCCAAACAGCCGCACCTACACGCGCACAGCCTCGTGGGAAAACAATGTGACAAGGGCGTTTGCGTCGCCGAACTCCAGCCCAAAGACTCCTCTATGAG ttTTCCTAACCTGGGTATCCTTCATGTGACTAAGAAGAACGTGAGTAAGACTCTGGAAGAGAGGATGAGTGAAGCCTACAGGCTCGGTTACAACTACGGTGTGGTCATCCATCCGGAAATTGACTCTTTCCAAGGAGACTGTCGCCTTCCCAGAGAGCTCAcag ATCACCAGAGGAATCTGATCTGCAATGCTGCAGCTAACCAGGCCAAAGAGATGGATCTGAGCGTAGTGAGACTCATGTTCACTGCCTTTCTGCCCGACGGCGAGGGCGGCTTCACCCGCAGACTCGAGCCTGTCATATCCGAACCCATCTACGACAGCA AAGCCCCCAACGCCTCGAACCTGAAGATTGTGCGGATGGACCGCACTGCAGGGTGTGTGACAGGTGGAGAGGAAGTGTACCTGCTGTGTGACAAAGTTCAGAAAG ATGACATCCAGGTACGCTTTTATGAGGATGACGAGACGGGAATCGTCTGGGAGGCACTCGGGGATTTCTCTCCCACCGACGTGCACAGACAG TTTGCCATCGTGTTCAAGACGCCGAAGTACCGCGACTTGAACCTTCAGAAACCCATCTCGGTGTTTGTGCAGCTCAAGAGGAAGTCAGACAATGAGACGAGCGAACCCAAACCGTTCACCTATCACCCACAGATCATTG ATAAGGAAGAAGTTCAGAGGAAGAGACAGAAAATACTCCCCAGTTTTCCTGATTATGGCGGAGCAGGGGGTGGAGTCGGGGGCATGTACAGAGGACCCGGGGGTGGGGCTACATCAGGGGGCGGCCATGGTGGAGGGGGTGGTGGAGGCGGAG gttCTTATTTccaaggttattataacaacttCAACTCCGGCTATGGGTTTCCTCCCTCGCTGGGTGGAGGAGGGAGCGGCATTAAGCACT CCAATCACGGTCCAGTGGAAGACACGGACGAGGAGAGCGACAACGACCTCGACGACGATCCAGGGACGGGTGGAGTGTGTATCCAGCTCCGACCCCTAGTGTCGGAGGAGGGAAGTGAAGAGAACGAAAGTTCGGGGGAGTCCGGATCGTGCGAGACGGAAACCTCGG ACTGTGTGTTTGAGCCACACTTATCGGGGCTAGCAAAGAAACACGCCGgggctttattttattatgctgTCAGCGGTGACCTTCGCAGGCTCTTGGTTCCACAGCGCCCTCTGATGTCTGCCCAGGATGAGAACGGAGACAC GGGGCTGCACTTGAGTGTGATCCACAGTCAGACAGCCGCTGTGAAGAACCTAGCAGAGGTGATGGCAGCCATTCCCGGAGAGGATGTAATGAACATGAGGAACGACCTGTATCAg ACTCCTTTGCACCTGGCTGTACTGACCGAGCAGAAGGAAGCAGCCGAGACATTATTAGAggcaggaagtgacatcactcTCACCGATCGCTACGGCAACACGGCACTGCACCTGGCCGCCCAGCAGAAGGACGGAGACATGATCCGAATGCTGCTGAGACACCGAACGGCGCTGGAGTTAATCAGCACGCACAACACAGCAG GTCTGTGTCCTCTGCACATAGCCGTATTGGCTAACAGTCTGAACAGCACGAGGGCTCTGTTACAGGCCGGGGCTGACGTGGAGGTTCAGGAGCGAACGTGCGGTCGCACACCGCTTCATCTCGCTACAGAATACGAGAACATCTCACTCGCCGGATGCTTGCTactagag gGTGAAGCTGAGGTGGACAGTCTGACGTATAACGGctccacacctctacacatcGCAGCAGGGCGGGGCTCTGTTAAACTGAGCGCGCTCCTCATAGccgcag GAGCGGATCCTCTTAAGGAGAACTTCGAACCGTTGTTTTTTAGAGACGAGGAGTGCTGCAGGGATGAAAAAGACGAGGCGGACGAGGGATACATCCCGGGGACGACCCCGCTTCACATGGCCGCTTCATCAGAG GTGCGGGAAATCCTAAACGGTAAATCGTACCAGCCGAAAACCGTCGTCGTCCCTCTACAAG gagacaTGCAGAGTCTGGGCATGGAGACAAAGCAGGCACTGTGCAAATGTCTGGAGGAGAGTTGTGGGAGAAGTGGCTGGGAAAGTCTGGCGCACAAACTCCGACTGGGCATCCTCATCAACGCCTTCCGCCTCAGTCCACGGCCGACCCGCACACTTCTGGACAGCTACGAG GTATCGGGCGGGACGGTGCGCGAGCTCTTAGCGGGTCTGAAGAGCATCGGGAACAGCGGCGGCGTCAGCTTACTGCAGGAGCACTTGGCGTGCGAGGACAGTCACACGCACGATGAACAACTGACCACAG ACGGTGGTGTCTCTTCAGGCCTGCAGGGTCTAAAGTTATCTCCCTCAGACGACGGTAACGTGTGCGACAGCGGCGTAGAGACGTCCTTCCAGTAG